From the Deinococcota bacterium genome, one window contains:
- a CDS encoding alpha-hydroxy-acid oxidizing protein, with protein MSQRDFAALESYQLIPRLLHGVEQADTGTEILGMPCAAPLLPLFASSLGRAPQALEGLSLVAAELAPGLEPAQVVPLVRSQKMGVLMPQVRELRSLGVPAVALDLTALAETPPYGRGEWRPRTKEDLAELRAAAGVPFWLYGVGSPADAEIAMEAGLEAIVVHTGAGLKLGSPATIEIFPDIFDAVAGMVAVYAGGAVRDGIDVFRYLAVGAEAVVVENDRPLAQLTAELEYAMRLTGCQTVADIGYETIFAPLFGEI; from the coding sequence CTCGAGAGCTACCAGCTCATCCCCCGGCTCCTTCACGGCGTCGAGCAGGCCGACACCGGCACCGAGATCCTGGGCATGCCTTGCGCCGCGCCCCTGTTGCCGCTCTTCGCGAGCTCCTTGGGCCGCGCGCCGCAGGCCTTGGAGGGCCTCAGCCTGGTGGCGGCCGAACTCGCCCCCGGCCTCGAGCCGGCGCAGGTCGTGCCGCTCGTGCGCTCCCAGAAGATGGGCGTACTCATGCCGCAGGTGCGCGAGCTGCGCAGCCTGGGCGTGCCCGCGGTGGCGCTCGACCTGACCGCCCTGGCCGAGACGCCGCCCTACGGCAGGGGCGAGTGGCGGCCGCGGACCAAGGAGGACCTGGCCGAGCTTCGCGCCGCCGCCGGGGTGCCCTTCTGGCTCTACGGGGTAGGGAGCCCGGCCGACGCCGAGATCGCCATGGAGGCGGGTTTGGAGGCCATCGTCGTCCACACCGGCGCGGGCCTCAAGCTGGGCAGCCCGGCCACCATCGAGATTTTCCCTGACATCTTCGACGCCGTCGCGGGCATGGTCGCGGTCTACGCGGGCGGCGCGGTGAGGGACGGCATCGACGTCTTCCGCTACCTGGCCGTCGGCGCCGAGGCGGTGGTCGTAGAGAACGACCGGCCGCTCGCGCAGCTGACCGCCGAGCTCGAGTACGCCATGCGCCTGACCGGCTGCCAGACGGTCGCCGACATCGGCTACGAGACCATCTTCGCGCCGCTGTTTGGGGAAATTTAA